In Rhizophagus irregularis chromosome 17, complete sequence, the sequence ttttttttgataaaaaatttcgttagaaaatttttttcattgatagggacatttctgagtttttttttttgatggataatttcgttaaaaacttttatttgatagaaatttcattggagaattttttttaataagattttttttttttgacatatacttaatttgttggagcaattttttttaacaggagagatttttttgatagagaattatttgagattttttttttgtttgtagaaaattatttgaagaatttttttaatagagaagattttttttttgatagataatttcgttagaaaattttttaacaagtgaaattttttttgatagagaattttgttatgaatttttttttaattgaaggaGTTTTccttaataaagaatttcttttgggaatttttttaataagtgaaagtattttttgacggagaattttattagagaatttttttttaatagggggattgtttttgatagagaattttattaaagaattttcttaaatagATTTCGCtgagtatatttttttttgatagaaatttcatcatagaatttttttttgatagataatttcgttagtgtaaatttttttaacagggagattttttttgatagagaatttcggtaaagattttttttttaataggaggagttttttttttggtatagaaattcttttgagaattttttttaataggtggtaagaatctttgaatttttctttaatcgggatattttttttgattgagaattcattagagaattgtttgttgaaaaatttttttatttttttgatggagaattttgtttagaaatcttaatagaaaattttattgaaaatagttttttttaataagtgtattgagaattttggcttgaaaattttttttaataaagaatttcattagagatctttttttttataaaaaattgattgaaaatttattggaaaattttttattaaatttacaattttaataaatttttacttctCTTCATCTTCCTTTCATCTCCTATCGCtctttttcgtctcccatcactcctcttcgtctactatcactccttttcatctctcattatgtcctatttctcctttttgtttcctatcacttctcatttactcttttttactccctttcatcttctattactttccattactccactgttatttcatttttttattagcatctttctccttgatcattgtaatttacttatcttttttatttattgttattgttaattttatttgtacacttcaataaaaataaatatggtgatttttttctttaaaatcataaatgtgtgacttaaattttaatatttgtcaaataaaatttcattaaataaataattatcattattgatGTTTATCAAAAGTTAATATGCTGACTGCCAGTTCTTATAATGGGTACCCACCGTTTCTTATAACAGGTACCCGCCATTTCTTATAGCGGGTACCTGCCGTTTCTTATAACAGGTACCCACCGTTTCTTATAGCGGGTACCTGCCGTTCCTTATAACAGGTACCTGCCGTTTCTTATAATGGGTACCCGTCATAACATATAACGTATATAACGCTATGAAATATAGCGTATTAAACGCTATTTTTTGCAACAGGTTACCCCTGAAACAGACAGAACAGGGGTAACCCGCCGTGAAATATAACGTATACGTACTACAAAACATAGCGTATACACGCTATGTTTTGCTACGCACTTTTGACCATGGCGGCTTTCCATAATTAAACGCTATTTTTTGCAACAGGTTACCCCTGAAATTGCATGTTAACAGACAGAACAGGGGTAACCCGCCGTGAAATATAGCATGTACACGCTATGTTTTGCTACGCACTTTTGACCATGGTGGCTTTCCATAAAATATTGCACGagtatcaaaatttttgtgaTGAAATTCATTTTAACAATGCATATGCGACaaactataaaaagaaaatttttttgatactgTAGTAAACCACCAGGCTGAGtgtttgtaatataaaaattataaatgtaaaataatttaaaattatttatatagcaatcatttatttacctaaatatatattattattctgtatttaataaaaactttataaaacatttgaattagagaaaatatttaagctataaagtttatttattattaggtCAGTATTCTCTTCAAGtaatttttgttcattttcatattcatccTTCCTTGCTTCTGGGTTATTCTCAAGCCATGTAATTGATTTTTGTGCTGCATCGTGaagtttatactttatatcatcaatatcctaaattcaagttaattttttaaaagtaaggTTATACACTTAATCAAGTATACAGGACTTTAACAACAATCTGAGTAACTTACTTTAACTACGTCAAGTAATTTGTATGCATAAGATTCCAAGCAATTTTGTGCTTCTATTTTTTGTGCATATTGTTTTCTTTCTACATGATATTTTTCAGCTTCACAAActgtaattatgtaaataattaaacttaGTATTTACTGgatgattattaaaatgtgaATATTGAAAATTGATTCAAACCCATGCGTTCGATTTCTTCCTTCGATAATCGTTCTTTGTCATTAGTGACAATAATCTTATTTGATCTTCCGGTTGTTTCATCAACAGCAGAAACCTTTAATTGATTAAgaaagttaatttaataaacttacattaaaaagaaaaaaaattatctttatatctaaaTATTGCATGAATACAAACGTTCAAGTTGTCATTTAAGTCAATATCAAAGGTAACTTCAATTTGTGGAACACCTTTTGGCGCTGAATAAATTCCAGATAATTCGAATTTTCCGAGAAAGTTGTTATCTCTTGTTTGAGTACTTTCAccttcatatattttaattgatacaCTAGACTGATTATCAAAATCTGTAGATATAATTTCAGATTTCTTAATGGGTACTGTAGTATTACGTTTAATAACTGGTGTCATAACACCACCAGCAGTTTCGATACCCAGAGGTAAAGGAGCGACATCAAGTAAAAGTAGATCTTGAGTCTTTTCAGAAGTATCACCAGATAAAATAGCAGCTTGTACGGCAGCACCGTAGGCTGCAGCTTCAGCAGGATTAACAAACTTGTttagttttttgttattaaagaatatagaTATCATCCTTTGAATCTTGGGAACATACGTTGAACAACCAACCAAGATAATTTCATGGACTTGACTTTTGTCAATTCTATAAATTCTATCGTCCTGAAATACTACCTTCTCAACATGTTTCATGACAGAACGAAACAGATCTTTATTCAATTCTTCAAATCTGGTACGTGTCAAAGAGGTATAGAAGTCAATACCTTCGTAAAGAGAATCAATTACAATGGAAGTTTGTGTTGATGTTGAAAGTATACATTTTGCATGTTCACATGCCGTTCTTAAACGATGAATAGCGCGAATGTTAGAAGAAATATCTTTCTTAAATTTGCTTTTGAATTCTTGTATATAATGATTTACAAGACGATTGTCAAAATCTTCACCACCAAGATGAGTATCACCAGCAACAGAATATACTTCAAAAATTccatctttaataattaatagagAGACGTTACAAGTGCCACCACCCAAATCAAAGATAAGAACATTTCGTTCCCCAGGAGCTTTGTTATCCAATCCGTAAGCAATAGCCGCTGCAGTTGGTCCAGTAATGATACGAAGTACATTTAAACCCGCAATCAAACCAGCATCTTTTATAGCTTGACGTTGAGATTTGTTAAAGTAAGCTGGAACTgtaattacagtatttttaACTGTTATACCAAGATAATCTTCTGCGGTTTCTTTCATTTTAACCAATAACATGGATAAAATTTCTACGGGTGTGAAATCTCTCTTTTCGCCTTTGTATTCGACGTTAATAAATGGTTTGTCATTTTTGTTGATGACTTTGAACGGCCAatacttatatatttaacatttttgttttgaaaagatttcttaattgtttttataaCACAATTTTTAAGaagcaataaattttttttttcatttttgaattaaaatttcattttttttatccatagAACATACCTTCATATCAGATTGGACGTCCTGATCATTGAAATTACGACCAATGAGACGATGAACACTAAATACAGTATTATGTGGATTCATAACAGCTTGATTTTTAGCCGCTTCTCCAATAAGAATCTCTGTATCAGTGAAAGCTACATATGATGGTGTTGTACGATTACCCTGgtcatttgtaataatttcaaCTCTATCATTTTGCCAAACACCAACACAGCAGTATGACGTTCCTAAATCAATACCGATTGCTCTACGATACATtagggattttttttttctataaatgaatatatttaattgaataaaaaaatttcagggaATAGGTTGcattttattaagaatttccAGCAACATGTGAAAAAAGCAGTAATTGAATGGTAGTACATAACACAAAAACAGTAGCATGGGAAATTGTAACCAACAAGCTTAAGTTAGGTagatatactgtacataacaaaaaaaaaaatgattagaaAGTACTAAAACACTCAATCAGTTGTTATACAGTTTTCAAGATGTTCACAATTTACCAACATTAACTATATCTTATTGATATTCTCGTTAACACAATGCTGAATACAGTCGGCCCTCGATATAACGAAGTAGGCGTCCGGGCCGATCAGGCCTTCGTTATGAGAAATGCTATAACGAATTATTCGTTATAGCGgaaaaatttggaataatgCAGTAAAATAGaggaaaatcaaaatatttgtagAACGTCATTCTCACGAAGGCAAAGAAAACATAAATCATCCatctttttgataaaatgaatttaaaatggTAAAATCGCTTATTTGAGAAAAATTCCATAAAAACCAGCATCAAACTGccctttatattaaaatttatcttgcaaaaatctttgttatattaaaaaaaaaattcgttttaAAGAAATTCGTTATAAAAGGGGGTCACTTACATCTGTGAATTTAGAAGTTTTTCTTCGTCCAACGTTATACTGCATTCATTAGTAAAATTCGgtgtaacaatttttttttcatatgatttaaatgCGTACCACACTAAAGATTCGTTATATCGTGAAAttcgttatattaaaattcgcTATAGAAAGAGCTGACCGTACTGATTTAAACCCGAAACACATCATTAAATTTgtggaaaaatattattttattttataagataCACAAAACAAAGGTTTACAAAGAAAAGTTTTATCTTAGAATTCATAATTAACAGGCAAAAAAGTGATTATGTATGAACAAGAAATTACTACAATATAAAGGAAactttaattgaaattatcaTCAAGTCATTTATTATTTCGGAATCTCTTTTAATTAAACGGAAACGTATTAGAatgaacaattttcaaaagcaaaatttcgattttcattatgatttacaaatgaaaaattcagaaatttcGGTGACTACGTTAAATAACGAAAATTTTAAGGAAATTTCGatcaattattacataattatttgatgaaaatttatgtcattataaattttcgggttaattatattcattcaaatttttctCATTAAAACATCATTATGAAATGTACTATTTAGTATTTACCTTTTAAGTCAATTGATTATACTGTAAGTAACGCGTTAATTGGTAACAGTTTCTCACACTactaaattttgtgtaaccatTATGATTGGATTAACCATAATACCATAATATGACGACTTTAACTACGTTAAATACTTAAACAAGGCCAACCCTCCAGTTAATATATACACTGCGCTATCATAAACTATTCAAATAACATTTAGAATATAGTTGTGTAATACACGATTCATTATAGATTAATTGATGAAAGTAGCACAAAAGAAATTCCTCATTCTATTTCCTATAAAATGGAATGCCTTattcccaaattatttttttattaaaatttcctaaaaacattcatttatttacttaaaactcgatagaaaaattttgatgagCGGTATATTTACATTCCTAGactaaataattctttttttcaaaatttttaatatgttaatttATAGTCGGTATTGACTTGGGGACTTCATACTCTTGTGTTGGTGTTTGGAAAAATGGCGGAGTTAAAATTATTGCCAAAATACCATCATATGTCGCTTTCACTGATACGAAAATTCTTATTGGAGATGTGGCCAAAAATAAAGCTGTTATAAATCCTCATAATACCGTTTTCGATGTTCACCGTCTCATTGGTCGTAATTTCAATGATCAGGACGTCCAATCTGATATGAAGGTATGGCTTCTATAAAGAACAATAAATAATCGTCTCTATTCATCgctcaaaaaaatttagcatttaaaagattaaataagTTCTTTCTTTAATACACATATTAGCATTGGCCATTCAAAGTTATCAACAAGAGTGGTAAACCATACATTAGTGTCCGTTACAAATGTAAAAAGACTGATTTCACACCCGAAGAAATTATATCcatgatattgaaaaaaatgaaagaaaccGCAGAGGATTACCTTGGTAAACAAATTAGAAATGCTGTAATTACAGTGCcagtatattttaatgattctCAACGTCAAGCTATAAAGGATGCAGTTTTGATTGCGGGTTTGAATATATTTCGTATCATAAATACATCATCCGCAGCGGCTATTGCTTATGGGTTGGACAAGAAAACTTCTAGAGAACAAAATGTTCTTATCTTTGATTTGGGCGGTGGTACTTGTAATGTTTCTCTCATAACTattgatgatgaaatttttgaagtaaaAGCTGTTGCTGGTAACAATCATCTCGGTGGTGAAGATTTTGACAATCGTCTTGTAAATCATTTTGTACAAGAATTCAAAAGTAAATTTAACAAAGATATTTCATCCAATGCACGTGCTATCCGTCGTTTAAGATCGGCATGTGAACATGCAAAACGAATACTTTCAACTTCAACACAAACTTTTATTGAAATCGATTCTCTTTTCGATGGTATTGATTTCTATACCTCATTGACACGTACCAGATTTGAAGAATTGAATCAAGATCTGTTCCGTTCTATAATAGAACCTGTTGAGAAAGTACTTCGAGATGCTAACATTGACAAAAGTCACGTTGATAAAATTGTTCTGGTTGGTGGCTCAACAATTATTCCCAAAATTCAAATGATAATATCTGAGTTCTTTAATAACAAAGAACTAAATAAATCTATTCCTGATGAGGCCGCAGTATACGGTGCCGTAGTATACGGTGATGTATTACAAGCTGCCAAGCTTTCATCTGGTGATACTCccgaaaaaattcaaaatttacttttacttGATGTCACCCCTTTATCTCTAGGTATTGAAACTGCTAGCGGTATTATGACACCACTTATTAAACGTAATACCACAATACCTGCTAAGagatctaaatttttttccacgTATTCTGATAATCAGTCtaatatgttaataaaagtatatgAAGGTGAATGTATCCGAACAATAGATAACCATTTAATAggaatatttgaatttactGGTATTCTACCAGAACCAAGAGGAGTTCCGCAAATTGAAGTTACCTTTGATATTGATGTAAACGGTAACTTAAAcgtatgtatttatataagtattatataatattattaaattgattgtctcattttaaatttaatcaattatagGTTTCTGCTGTTGATAAAGCAACTGGTAAATCAAATAAGATTACCATCAATAACAAACTACGATTATCGAAGGAAGAATCAGAAAGAAAGCAAATGACTACTATTTTGAGTGCCCGTGACAAATTAATTAGTCAGTTAGCGTCAAGTAGCATAGGATCAATAATCCTGTTTCCagttttttctaaaaaatggataaatgaTTATCAATCCGATAATGATGATACAATTGGTGCACTTGAATCAATTAAAAGGTTTGTCTTTTAACCAGAAATACAATCAAAATGTAAGGTTAACCTTACCGAAATTATTTGCCAATTTCTTAGCAGAGTCGGAATCAAGATTTTATGATGAGCGTGatctttatcaatatataaataccgAATAAGATGGGAActttatctatatatatattttgttatttttatatatgtttattttttcatcaattagtaataatacattagaaataatttcaatGTTACGCAAATGgaagaaaattattacaacTTTATATCTAAATGGAATGAGTTGATTTTGTCATTTACATTTACATAATGAAAAGGACCAAAAATAAGCAGAAGCTACCTGAAAccctttaaaattattaaaacttcaaaTTCCTCCTTCCTAAGATAGATCGTTAATCATCAGCAAGAAGATCAATGTCATAAAAAACGCAAGGTGCTTTGAAAACTTAAACCATCCAGATATTTTAAGGACTCATAGAGATGTTTTCAGGacatacaaaaatttttagagaatttttttttataggtatgTCCGTCCagaatatacaaaatacttGACGTATGTACTGTACGGTGTACCATTTTACGACAATTCccatacaaaataaataacatcACGTTCAAGTAACAATAAGTAAGTATCAATATACTGAAGAAAAGTGACTAAACTCGtgcattaatttttaaaga encodes:
- a CDS encoding Homospermidine synthase 1, which gives rise to MSVGIDLGTSYSCVGVWKNGGVKIIAKIPSYVAFTDTKILIGDVAKNKAVINPHNTVFDVHRLIGRNFNDQDVQSDMKHWPFKVINKSGKPYISVRYKCKKTDFTPEEIISMILKKMKETAEDYLGKQIRNAVITVPVYFNDSQRQAIKDAVLIAGLNIFRIINTSSAAAIAYGLDKKTSREQNVLIFDLGGGTCNVSLITIDDEIFEVKAVAGNNHLGGEDFDNRLVNHFVQEFKSKFNKDISSNARAIRRLRSACEHAKRILSTSTQTFIEIDSLFDGIDFYTSLTRTRFEELNQDLFRSIIEPVEKVLRDANIDKSHVDKIVLVGGSTIIPKIQMIISEFFNNKELNKSIPDEAAVYGAVVYGDVLQAAKLSSGDTPEKIQNLLLLDVTPLSLGIETASGIMTPLIKRNTTIPAKRSKFFSTYSDNQSNMLIKVYEGECIRTIDNHLIGIFEFTGILPEPRGVPQIEVTFDIDVNGNLNVSAVDKATGKSNKITINNKLRLSKEESERKQMTTILSARDKLISQLASSSIGSIILFPVFSKKWINDYQSDNDDTIGALESIKSRVGIKIL
- a CDS encoding Homospermidine synthase 1, which encodes MYRRAIGIDLGTSYCCVGVWQNDRVEIITNDQGNRTTPSYVAFTDTEILIGEAAKNQAVMNPHNTVFSVHRLIGRNFNDQDVQSDMKYWPFKVINKNDKPFINVEYKGEKRDFTPVEILSMLLVKMKETAEDYLGITVKNTVITVPAYFNKSQRQAIKDAGLIAGLNVLRIITGPTAAAIAYGLDNKAPGERNVLIFDLGGGTCNVSLLIIKDGIFEVYSVAGDTHLGGEDFDNRLVNHYIQEFKSKFKKDISSNIRAIHRLRTACEHAKCILSTSTQTSIVIDSLYEGIDFYTSLTRTRFEELNKDLFRSVMKHVEKVVFQDDRIYRIDKSQVHEIILVGCSTYVPKIQRMISIFFNNKKLNKFVNPAEAAAYGAAVQAAILSGDTSEKTQDLLLLDVAPLPLGIETAGGVMTPVIKRNTTVPIKKSEIISTDFDNQSSVSIKIYEGESTQTRDNNFLGKFELSGIYSAPKGVPQIEVTFDIDLNDNLNVSAVDETTGRSNKIIVTNDKERLSKEEIERMVCEAEKYHVERKQYAQKIEAQNCLESYAYKLLDVVKDIDDIKYKLHDAAQKSITWLENNPEARKDEYENEQKLLEENTDLIINKLYSLNIFSNSNVL